From Diaminobutyricibacter sp. McL0608, one genomic window encodes:
- a CDS encoding APC family permease, whose protein sequence is MTSHAPLARRLGTVDAVFIGLGSMIGAGIFSAFAPAAQAAGAGLLIGLVVAAIVAFCNATASAQLAAQYPTSGGTYVYGREQLGGWWGFAAGWSFVIGKTASCAAMALTFAAYAAPAGWEKPVAVVAVVALAAANYRGVTRTATLAKVIVVVVLLVLALAVIACTSAGLKPGALQPADPAGSWYGILQSAGLLFFAFAGYARIATMGEEVRSPERTIPRAITIALAIVVVLYAVVAVVVLGSLGASGVAASSAPVADAVAVSGWSWAVPIVGFGAAAASLGALLSLIAGVGRTSLAMAREGDLPRWLAVVHPTFRVPHHAEIAIAVVVCILVLTVDLRGAIAFSSFGVLLYYFVANLAAFSQARERRRYPRILQVFGAFACAVLVVTLPPLGIMVGILVLIVGFGYRMLARRLSARSERGA, encoded by the coding sequence GTGACTTCGCATGCCCCGCTGGCCCGTCGCCTCGGCACCGTCGACGCGGTCTTCATCGGCCTCGGCTCCATGATCGGCGCCGGGATCTTCTCCGCCTTCGCGCCCGCAGCGCAGGCGGCCGGGGCCGGCCTGCTGATCGGCCTCGTCGTCGCCGCGATCGTCGCCTTCTGCAACGCCACTGCTTCGGCCCAGCTCGCCGCGCAATACCCGACCTCCGGCGGAACCTACGTGTACGGGCGCGAACAACTCGGCGGATGGTGGGGGTTCGCCGCGGGCTGGAGCTTCGTCATCGGCAAGACCGCCAGTTGCGCTGCAATGGCCCTGACCTTTGCGGCCTACGCGGCGCCGGCGGGCTGGGAGAAGCCTGTCGCCGTCGTTGCGGTCGTGGCACTCGCCGCCGCGAATTATCGCGGTGTGACGCGCACGGCCACCCTCGCGAAGGTGATCGTCGTCGTCGTGCTGCTGGTGCTCGCGCTCGCCGTCATCGCGTGCACGAGCGCGGGGCTGAAGCCGGGCGCACTCCAGCCTGCGGATCCGGCTGGCAGCTGGTACGGCATCCTCCAGTCCGCGGGCCTGCTGTTCTTCGCGTTCGCAGGATACGCGCGCATCGCGACCATGGGCGAGGAGGTCCGGTCGCCCGAGCGCACCATCCCCCGTGCGATCACCATCGCCCTCGCGATCGTCGTCGTGCTCTACGCGGTGGTCGCGGTCGTGGTGCTCGGGAGCCTCGGCGCATCCGGGGTCGCCGCCTCGAGCGCACCCGTCGCTGACGCGGTCGCGGTGAGTGGATGGTCGTGGGCTGTCCCGATCGTCGGTTTCGGGGCGGCCGCCGCATCGCTCGGCGCCCTGCTTTCGCTCATCGCCGGCGTCGGGCGCACCTCGCTCGCGATGGCGCGCGAAGGCGACCTTCCCCGGTGGCTGGCGGTAGTGCATCCGACGTTCCGCGTTCCGCACCACGCCGAGATCGCGATCGCCGTCGTGGTCTGCATCCTGGTGCTGACGGTCGACCTGCGTGGGGCGATCGCCTTCTCCTCGTTCGGCGTGCTGCTCTACTACTTCGTGGCGAACCTGGCCGCTTTCTCGCAGGCGCGTGAACGCCGCCGCTATCCGCGCATCCTGCAGGTGTTCGGTGCGTTCGCCTGCGCGGTGCTCGTCGTGACGCTGCCGCCGCTGGGGATCATGGTCGGGATACTGGTCCTGATCGTGGGGTTCGGTTACCGGATGCTCGCCCGCCGCCTCTCCGCCCGCAGCGAACGCGGGGCTTAG
- a CDS encoding ribbon-helix-helix protein, CopG family, which translates to MAETDWGAAAEWAERLDSFGPDTVVTRGSEASHEEARHLLEAALGGPEAVERAVRGRPSVGHDRPAGASPVRRVRLSQEMDDALQRRAAIEHRKPSEVMREALAAYLKAS; encoded by the coding sequence ATGGCTGAGACGGATTGGGGCGCGGCCGCCGAGTGGGCTGAACGACTCGACTCGTTCGGTCCTGACACGGTTGTGACCCGTGGCAGCGAAGCATCGCATGAGGAGGCTCGGCACCTGTTGGAGGCGGCGCTCGGCGGTCCGGAAGCGGTCGAGCGCGCGGTACGGGGCCGACCGTCGGTGGGGCACGATCGACCGGCGGGCGCCTCGCCGGTTCGCCGTGTGCGCCTGTCCCAGGAGATGGACGACGCATTGCAGCGCCGTGCGGCGATCGAGCACAGGAAGCCCTCCGAGGTGATGCGAGAAGCCCTGGCGGCGTACCTCAAGGCGTCTTGA
- a CDS encoding phosphotransferase family protein produces the protein MTTGKPDAELAAWAIGALGPGGELVDTRGLRDGGSPWLLRVRSGDVERTGVLRLGATDDDGTRTEATALKAAFQGGLAVPRVLAVRLQPDPPLLLIEAVDGASAIPSERSTPRLRALGAAAARIHRTTPLLGLPRRTRSIAGVDFDALRRASPPQPLLQQGEAIAARGPATGAADGFVHGDLWQGNTLWQGDDLLAIIDWDCAGVGPAGVDLGSLRCDAALTFGIEATDDVLDGWQEEAGHPAADVDYWDVVAALATPPDLGWFVDTIRSQGRPDLTRDLLLERRDGFLRRALERLA, from the coding sequence ATGACGACGGGGAAACCGGATGCCGAGCTCGCCGCGTGGGCGATCGGGGCCCTCGGCCCGGGCGGCGAGCTCGTGGATACTCGAGGACTCCGCGACGGGGGCTCGCCCTGGCTGCTGCGCGTCCGCTCGGGTGACGTCGAGCGCACCGGTGTGCTGCGGCTCGGTGCGACGGACGACGACGGGACGCGCACAGAAGCCACGGCACTCAAGGCGGCGTTCCAGGGCGGCCTCGCCGTTCCGCGGGTCCTCGCCGTCCGGCTCCAACCCGATCCGCCACTGCTGCTGATCGAGGCAGTCGACGGGGCCAGCGCCATCCCGTCCGAACGGTCGACCCCACGGCTTCGTGCCCTGGGAGCGGCAGCAGCGCGCATCCATCGCACCACGCCCCTGCTCGGGCTGCCGCGCCGCACTCGCTCGATCGCCGGAGTGGACTTCGACGCGCTGCGCCGCGCATCCCCGCCGCAGCCCCTGCTCCAGCAAGGAGAGGCGATTGCCGCCCGCGGCCCCGCCACGGGCGCGGCAGACGGTTTCGTCCACGGCGACCTGTGGCAGGGCAACACGCTCTGGCAGGGAGATGACCTTCTCGCCATCATCGACTGGGACTGCGCGGGCGTGGGTCCCGCAGGCGTCGACCTCGGCTCGCTGCGCTGCGACGCCGCCCTGACCTTCGGCATCGAGGCCACCGACGATGTGCTCGACGGCTGGCAGGAGGAGGCGGGCCATCCGGCCGCCGACGTGGACTACTGGGATGTTGTCGCAGCCCTGGCGACACCGCCCGACCTCGGCTGGTTCGTGGACACCATCCGCTCACAAGGGCGTCCCGACCTGACCCGGGATCTGCTCCTGGAACGCCGCGACGGGTTCCTCCGCCGGGCTCTCGAACGACTCGCCTGA
- a CDS encoding cupin domain-containing protein, which produces MTSDVRNILTALDSIGELWQPHRLASVNDYDVKVARIEGEFIWHTHPDTDELFLVVSGELTVRLRDRDVVLGPNDVFVVPRGVEHCPRATVETRIVLIEPKGTVNTGDAPGERTSPLRELD; this is translated from the coding sequence ATGACATCGGACGTGCGCAACATCCTGACCGCGCTCGACAGCATCGGCGAGCTCTGGCAGCCGCATCGCCTGGCGAGCGTGAACGACTACGACGTGAAGGTGGCCCGCATCGAGGGCGAGTTCATCTGGCACACGCATCCGGACACCGACGAGCTGTTCCTCGTCGTTTCGGGCGAGCTGACCGTCCGGCTGCGCGACCGCGACGTCGTGCTGGGGCCGAACGACGTCTTCGTCGTGCCGCGCGGAGTCGAGCACTGCCCTCGCGCGACCGTCGAAACCCGGATCGTCCTGATCGAGCCGAAGGGCACGGTCAACACTGGGGATGCGCCGGGCGAGCGCACGTCGCCGCTGCGCGAGCTCGACTGA